The stretch of DNA GAGGGCGTTGCCAATATCGGCCACGCCTCCCAGCCCAGTTTTGAAGCCATGCTAGAGCTTAACCCCGATCTGATTTTGAGCACCGTGGACGACCATCGTCAGTTCTACGATCGCCTCTCGCAGATTGCCCCTACCGTACTGGTTGAGACCCGCGCCAATGCCCTGGCCACCTACGCCGAAGCCCTAGGGAAAACAGCCGAAGCCGAGGTGCTGACCCAAACCTTTGAGGCCAGAGTTCAGCAGTTCCGTCAGCAGATGGGCGATGCTTTGCAGACCACTGAAGTTTCCGTCCTGCGCTTTCGCCCTGGCCAGGTAAGACTTTATATGAAAGATTCTTTCTGTGGCTACATTTTGGAGCAGGTTGGTCTGCCCCGTCCCGCTGCCCAGGACAAACATAAGTTTTTTGAAACCGTCAGCCTAGAAGCTATTCCAGCCATGGATGGGGACGTAATTTTTTACTTTCAAGACAATCCCCAAGAGTCCATGGCCCAGCAGGTGATGGCTCACCCACTGTGGCAACAGTTGGAGGCCGTACAGCAGAATCGCGTATATCCAGTCTCCTTTGACACTTGGTTTTTAGGCAACGGTATCTTAGCCGCGAACGCTGTTCTAGACGATTTGTTTACCTATTTAATTAATCCTCCAGCATGACCTCACCCCAGTCGATTACGACCTGCCCCGATGTTGATCTTTGTGCCGTATTTTCGAAACGCAATGGCGAAGCCCCGATTGGTTCGGCTCCAGAGTGCGATCGCTACCTGATTGTTGAAGTACCCATGCCCTGGGGACGTAATGTGCTCCAGAGTAAGAACTTTCCTGCCGCGCTACTGCCGGTGCTAGAGCAGGCCGCCGCCCGCAGTGCCAAGGGTCGTTGTTTGGCGATCGCCCCCGATCTCCGCTACAGCAAATCAGGCTATCGCCGCATTCTCTACTTTCAGCGTCCTGCTGCCCAGTTTGCCACCTACGATAAACAAGAGTTTTGGGTACCAGAGGATCTGTTGGTGCCCTTGGTGCAGGCCCTGCCCAACCCCGCCGATCTGGCTCCCTTCGAGATCTACCGGCAGCTTGCCACCACACGGGATTTTCTAGTCTGTGCCCATGCCGAACTCGATATCTGCTGCGGTCGGTTTAGTCGGCCCGTGTACGACACCCTCAAAACCTACGCCCAGACAGACAATCTGCGGGTGTGGCGCACCAGCCACATCGGCAACCACCGCCTCGCCCCCACCCTGATTGACTTTCCCGAAGGTCGCTACTGGGGGCATTTGGAACCCGACACGCCCCATCATCTGGTGCAGCGAGATCTGCCGATGGCCAACCTCAGAGCCTATTATCGAGGCTGGGCCGGGCTGCCGCCTTTGGCACAGATGGTAGAAGGAGAAATTTTTGCCCAACTGGGCTGGCCCTGGCGCGACTACCGCCAGGCCGGTCGAGTGTTGACCCTAGATGAAGCCACGGGCCAAGCCCAGGTGCAGATTGACTTCATCAGCCCGCAGGGTGAAGCCGGAAGCTACCGCGCTACAGTGGCCGTCAGCGGTACGGTCAAGACTCTCAATAATTCAGGTAAGGGAGATTTCAGAGAGGTCAAACAGTACCGAGTGAGCGATCTCAGGCGGCTGTGAGACCTTTGTAACCATTAGACCTTATTTGTAGACATTAGACCTTATCGGTAATAAGTTGCCCGATGTCTAACCTGACATTTAAATGAATGTGCTAGGCTCTGTTTTAAAACCTGCTAAACCCCTTGATCTTTCGTACGAGAGAATCAGGGTTTGGATGAGTTTTAAAACACGCCCTAGCCATAGGAGCGATCGGCTTCGGGCTAAGAATTCATTAAATTAATTGCTAAATTAATTGCTTGTCCTAAGTCCGATGAAATCTATTCACTACGGTCGGCGACGGTTGGCAACTTCGAGCTTTTGGCGGTTGCGCACTGTTAGAGTGCGCTGCAACTGCTGAGTTTGGGCAATGAGGGCGTCATCGAGCGCCCGATTTAACGCCTGCACCGAAGCGTTGGATTGCTCCAGCATCAGAGTCAAGAGAGCGTCGTATTCAGCAATCCAAGCGGCGATCGCCTCTTCCTCAAACAAGGCAGTGCGGTAGACGGCGGTGAGATGCAGACCTCCTTCGGCCTCGCTCAGATGCCAAGTGAGATTCCAGCGGCCGTAAGCGGGTGGCTGCGGCATGGCCGCCACGGTTAGCCCTTGGAAGTCCGGCACGGCGAGCGATGGATCAAGGTTGAATAAAACCGGCACCAGAGGCTGAAGTGGGGTAGGCGATCGCCCCCCATTTCCTTGAGCCCAGCGCACCCATTGGCTGAGAGAATAGTCGGCGTGGTCGAATGGCTGGGGACTGCCAGTTTTCGGCATCCTCGGGGAAGACAGCATCTACATTCAGGGCGGGAATAGTCAATAGCGCCTGAGAACGAGATAACTGCACCGAGGTTGTCAACACCAATGCTGCTTGCACATCATCAGCAATCCGCTGTAGACGATCAAGGGACTGGTTGAGCCGAGGGGGATAAACCGGTACAGCGATCGCCCCCGCATAGAGACAGGCACAAAATGCCACAACGTAGTCCAAGCCAGGCGGGCAGAGTATGAGCACTCGCTCTCCCGGTCGGTGTTGCCGCTGCATCTGGGCGGCGATCGCTCGACTGCGGCGATCTAAATCAGCGTAGGTCAACTGTTCAGACGCAGTAACGCCATCATTCCAGAGATACAGAGCAACCTGATCGAGCTGCCGAACTGCCCGATCACGCAAAAGGTCAACCCAGGTCAGGACAGGGCCAGCGACCGGGGGGGAAGCAAACGACGGAGGGGTCATGGGGGGAGGGCAATGTAGTTGCGAATAACGTCAAAAGCTATGTTTGGTTAATTGATAGTTCTTCTTAAGAAGTATAGGCAGCTCGGGTGATCCACGCAAGGGGCAATCATAGCCCAATAGGTTCATCAAGCATTCGATCAACATGTCTTTTGTCTGAAAAATCGTTTCCGCAAATCTTCTCGCATGGGATTGACAAGAAGAGTTATCCCCTTTACTTTTGGTAAGTATTCTCATTAAGATCCATTCCGTCTCGTTCAAATTGAAAATATTCTCTTTTAGCGCAGTGGCGTTCGCACTCTGCTGCGCTCGTTTCAAGTGTTTAGTGGTGTATGAGGACTTGTTGTGAAATTGTTTCTAGGAACCTATGCCTTGGGCCTATCAGGCGCGATCGCCACTGCGATCGCCCTCCCTGTCTACGCCCAAACCACCGCAATTACCGCCGTGGAGCTGATGCAAACCGAAGCGGGGCTGTCGCTGACCTTGGAGACTGGCACTGACGCCCCCCTGCAAACCTTCGTCAACCGTGATGGCAACACCGTCATCATCGATGTGGTCGATGCCCAACTGCAAACCCCCGAGGGCGACTCCTTCCAGCAGACTAATCCGGCGGCAGGTATCGAGTCGATTACCGTGCGATCGCTAGACAGCAACCGCATGCAGATTACCCTTGTGGGAGAAACCGCCGCCCCCGAGGTAGCGATCGCCCAGCAGGCGACCAGCTTAGTGTTGGCTATCAGCACCGCACCCGACTCTGCAACTGTCCCTGACGGCGAAACGCCTGATTCCCCTACATCCCCCGACGTGCCTCCCTTGCCCAGCGAAGCCGGAGCCCCCATTCGCGTTGTGGTCACCGCCACCCGCACCGAAGAAGTTGTAGAAGATTTGGGTCGTTCGGTCACCGTGATTGACCGCGAGCAGATTGAGCAACAGTCCGCCCTTTCCCGTGATTTATCCGATATTTTGGGCAGTTTGGTACCGGGCTTTGGGCCTCCCAATCAGCTACGCATCACGCGGGGGCAAAACCTGCGGGGTCGTGAAGCCGCCGTTTTGATCGATGGCGTGCCGCTTTCCACCAACTTTCGGGTCAACCGCCAAGAGTTGCGCAGCATCGACCCCTCGGCGATCGATCGCATCGAAGTTATTCGTGGCCCCAGCGCGATCTACGGCGGCCAAAGCACCGGCGGCGTCATCAATATCATCACCCGCCCCCCCGCCGACGGAGAGGTTGAGTTCGAAACTCAGGTTGGCGGCAGCGCCTCGCTAGGCAGCTTAGAGGAAGATGGCTTTGGCAATAGTTTCTCGCTGGGGGCCTCAGGGCGCTCCGGTCGCAGCGATTTTCGCATCGGCCTGTCCCATGAGCAAACCGGCAGTTTCTTCGATGCCGACGGCAACCGCATCGTCTCCGAGGCCAGCCTCAGCGAGACCACCAGCTACAACCTGCTGGGCAGAGTCGGCTATGACCTCAGCGACCAACAGCGGCTAGACCTGACCGTGAACTATTTCGACGCCGAGCGGGACACCGAATACGTCGCTGATCCATCAACACTGTTAATTCCTGGCCGCCAGGTGGCTCAGTCCTTAAGAATTCCTGGCCTGCAGCGTGACGACAACCCAGGCGATAGCAGCCTGCTGGTCAACCTTAGCTATTCCAACGCCGACCTACTCGGCAGCCGAGTGCAGGGGCAGATTTACTACCAAGATACGATCGCTCGCGGTGAATTTGCCGATGGTCGCTTGGGCGGCGAATTCTTTCCCTTCCTCTTCCAGTCGCGGCTCGATGCCGAACGCTGGGGCAGTCGCCTGCAAATTGAAACCCCTTTAAATAATGCCGAAACCCTCAACCTGCTTTGGGGCGTAGACTACGAAAGCCAACAAAACCAGCAGATTACTGCCCAGTTTGACCCCGTCGCCTTCGATCGCGATCGCCGTCTGGATACCGTCCAAGAGTTTGATTTTACCCCTCCCTACCGCCTCAACAGCCTAGGCCTCTTTACCCAGCTCGATTGGGAAGCTAGCGAAGAGCTGCTGTTGCGCGGCGGTCTACGCTATGAAAATATCAGCCTCAACGTTGATGACTACTTTTCTGCCATTCAGCAGCGGCCCATTCAAGGAGGCGATCGTAACTTTGACGATATTGTATTTAACGCCAGTGCCGTTTACAGTCCCGTTGAAGATATCTCACTTTTCGCCAGTGTGGCCCAGAGCTTCAGCGTTCCTGAATTTAGCCGCATCCTGAGAAATCCTCCGCCCGGATTCATCAGCATTGGCGACGACCTAGATATCACTCAGCCGATCACCGTCACCGAGTATGAGGTCGGAGTTCGTGGCAACTGGTCATCAGTGCAAACTAGCCTCAGCGGGTTTTACAACACCTCAGATCTAGGAGCCAGTTTGGTACCCAGCGATACGGGGCTGCTCAGCATTCAGCGCGCCCCCCAGCGAATCTATGGAATCGAAGCCACCCTCGATTGGCAACCCGCCGATCGGTGGGGGCTCGGCGGCACCATTAGCTGGGCTGAAGGCGAAAACGACGTCGATCAAGATGGCGACTTTCTTGCCCTCAACAGCGGTGAAATTTCTCCCCTAAAATTCACGGCCTACCTCGAAAACGAAACCCTGCCGGGATGGAATAATCGCCTGCAAGCCCTGATTGTCGGCAGCCGCGATCGCGCCGCCGATGCGGGTGTAGAACCATTATCGATCGAGAGCTATGCCACCGTTGACTTTATTAGTAGCGTTGATCTCGGCCCAGGTACGCTACAAGTCGGCATTGAAAATCTTCTCGACACCCAATACTTCCCAGCCGTGGGCCAGTTTCTTTCAGGTTTTGACGATCGCAACTATATAGGTGGTCGAGGCCGTACTGTCCGTATCCTATATTCAGCGACGTGGTAGCTTAGCCTTATTCTAATCAGGTAAACCTACCTCTAGGCAGACACCGTTCCATCTTATCCTAAGCTAGTGTTTTAGTTGGTGTTGCTGAGTAAAGCTATGACATCGGAACGTGAGCAAGATGCTCATACTCACACCTCATTGACCATTAAGGTCGTGGGAGCGTCTCGCTCACGGTTCTTTAGCGCACATCATAGGTCGATTCAGAACCGCCACACGTTCCTAGTGTATTTCCTGCGATCGCTACAGCATTTTCCACGGTATATCAACTCTGGGTTAATGATCGTCGCCAGCCTATATCCACAGGGGTGCTGTTTGCCCTGCCCTTGTGAAGCCACATTTCTCATAAAAGGCGATCGCTTCACTGTCAGCCACAAACATATGCATGGCTTGATATCTCTGCTTTGCTTGATATCTCTGCTTTGCTTGATATCTCTGCTTTAAAGATAACAAGGACAAACCTCAGTATTGTTTTAGTGCCTTTTTCCCTAATTGAATGCTTGGATAATCGCATCTCGCAAAATTGATAACCCCAACTCGATCTCTTGATCTGAAACGGTGAGGGGAGGGGCAATGCGAAATGTCCCGCCCATGCCGGGTAGATTGACAATATTCATACTCAGACCCAGATCAAGAGCGTTTTGGGTAATGCGATCGCCCAGGTCAGGGGCCGGGGTTTTGGTCTGTTTATCGAGAACAATCTCCATGCCCAGTAATAACCCTCGACCACGGACATCGCCCACACAATCAAACTCTGCTTGCAGCGACTCAAGCCCCTGTCTCAACTTAATCCCGGCGCTCTCTGCTCGCTTCACCAACTGATCT from Leptolyngbya sp. CCY15150 encodes:
- a CDS encoding TonB-dependent receptor encodes the protein MKLFLGTYALGLSGAIATAIALPVYAQTTAITAVELMQTEAGLSLTLETGTDAPLQTFVNRDGNTVIIDVVDAQLQTPEGDSFQQTNPAAGIESITVRSLDSNRMQITLVGETAAPEVAIAQQATSLVLAISTAPDSATVPDGETPDSPTSPDVPPLPSEAGAPIRVVVTATRTEEVVEDLGRSVTVIDREQIEQQSALSRDLSDILGSLVPGFGPPNQLRITRGQNLRGREAAVLIDGVPLSTNFRVNRQELRSIDPSAIDRIEVIRGPSAIYGGQSTGGVINIITRPPADGEVEFETQVGGSASLGSLEEDGFGNSFSLGASGRSGRSDFRIGLSHEQTGSFFDADGNRIVSEASLSETTSYNLLGRVGYDLSDQQRLDLTVNYFDAERDTEYVADPSTLLIPGRQVAQSLRIPGLQRDDNPGDSSLLVNLSYSNADLLGSRVQGQIYYQDTIARGEFADGRLGGEFFPFLFQSRLDAERWGSRLQIETPLNNAETLNLLWGVDYESQQNQQITAQFDPVAFDRDRRLDTVQEFDFTPPYRLNSLGLFTQLDWEASEELLLRGGLRYENISLNVDDYFSAIQQRPIQGGDRNFDDIVFNASAVYSPVEDISLFASVAQSFSVPEFSRILRNPPPGFISIGDDLDITQPITVTEYEVGVRGNWSSVQTSLSGFYNTSDLGASLVPSDTGLLSIQRAPQRIYGIEATLDWQPADRWGLGGTISWAEGENDVDQDGDFLALNSGEISPLKFTAYLENETLPGWNNRLQALIVGSRDRAADAGVEPLSIESYATVDFISSVDLGPGTLQVGIENLLDTQYFPAVGQFLSGFDDRNYIGGRGRTVRILYSATW
- a CDS encoding sucrase ferredoxin, translated to MTSPQSITTCPDVDLCAVFSKRNGEAPIGSAPECDRYLIVEVPMPWGRNVLQSKNFPAALLPVLEQAAARSAKGRCLAIAPDLRYSKSGYRRILYFQRPAAQFATYDKQEFWVPEDLLVPLVQALPNPADLAPFEIYRQLATTRDFLVCAHAELDICCGRFSRPVYDTLKTYAQTDNLRVWRTSHIGNHRLAPTLIDFPEGRYWGHLEPDTPHHLVQRDLPMANLRAYYRGWAGLPPLAQMVEGEIFAQLGWPWRDYRQAGRVLTLDEATGQAQVQIDFISPQGEAGSYRATVAVSGTVKTLNNSGKGDFREVKQYRVSDLRRL
- a CDS encoding AMP-binding protein, whose product is MTPPSFASPPVAGPVLTWVDLLRDRAVRQLDQVALYLWNDGVTASEQLTYADLDRRSRAIAAQMQRQHRPGERVLILCPPGLDYVVAFCACLYAGAIAVPVYPPRLNQSLDRLQRIADDVQAALVLTTSVQLSRSQALLTIPALNVDAVFPEDAENWQSPAIRPRRLFSQPMGALGSRKWGAIAYPTSASGAGFIQP
- a CDS encoding iron-siderophore ABC transporter substrate-binding protein — encoded protein: MRYLTWALLAIASLVLVVACGSPSLQSQPVVPEQGRTIETALGNVTVPETPQRVIVLAQTALDSTLALGVKPIAATYAGFPQRSDYGNFPGYLANKTEGVANIGHASQPSFEAMLELNPDLILSTVDDHRQFYDRLSQIAPTVLVETRANALATYAEALGKTAEAEVLTQTFEARVQQFRQQMGDALQTTEVSVLRFRPGQVRLYMKDSFCGYILEQVGLPRPAAQDKHKFFETVSLEAIPAMDGDVIFYFQDNPQESMAQQVMAHPLWQQLEAVQQNRVYPVSFDTWFLGNGILAANAVLDDLFTYLINPPA